In Pseudoroseomonas cervicalis, the DNA window GGATGTCGCTGTCCCCGCCCCGCCGCGGCGGCGATGCTGCACGCCCCCGACCGGCGAGGACGGCCCCGATGAGCGAGTCGCTGCTGCTGCCCTACCGCGCCATGGCGCGCAACAATGGCTGGGCCAATCACCGCCTGCTGGCCGCCTGCCAGGGGCTGAGCCAGGCCGAGTTCACCGCGCCGCGCAGCGGCTTCTTCCCCAGCCTGCGCGCCACGCTGAACCACATCCTGATCATCGACCATTTCTACATCGATGCGATGGAGGGCGGCCGGCTTGGCCCCGCCGCCTGGGCCGAGCGCGAGCCCTGCGCGACGCCCGCCCGCCCTGCTGGCGGCGCAATCCGCCATGGACCGGCGGCTGATCGCGCTGGTCGAGGGGCTGGCGCCCGGCGAGCTGTCGCGCATCGTCACCATCCATCGCGGCCAGCGCGACCAGAGGGAGCGGCTGGACCGGCTGCTGCTGCATCTGTTCCAGCACCAGATCCATCATCGCGGCCAGGCGCATGCGATGCTGAGCGGCACCGCCATCGCGCCGCCGCAACTCGACGAATTCTATGCCGGGGAGGAGGCGCCGCTGCGCGCGGCCGACTTCGCCGCGCTGGGCTGGCGGGAGGAGGAGATCTGGCCGGTGCGCGGCTGAGCTAGGCCGCCACCACCCGGTAGCGGCTCTGCACCAGGCCCGAGGGGAAGGCGCGCGTGCCGAGATGCGCCAGTGCGATATCGCCGCCGCCGGTCGGCCCGAAGAGCGGCCTGCCGGTGCCGAGCAGCACGGGGATGCGGGTGAGCACCAGATCCTCGATCAGCCCCTCGCGCAGGAAGGCCTGCACCACCTGCCCGCCATCGACATAGACGCGGCGCTTCCCCTCCGCCGCCAGCGCCTGCATGGCCTGGCGCGGCGCGAGATCGGCGAAGCGCACCCGGCCGGCCAGCGCCGGCGGCACCGGCGTTCCGGCCAGGCGGCGGGACAGCACCAGCACCGGCCGGTCATAGGGCCATTCGCCCATGGCGGAGACCGCCTCAAAGCTGCCGCGCCCCATCACCAGCGCGTCGATGTCGCGGATGAAATCGTCATAGCCATGGTCCTCGGCCGGATCGTCGCGGCTGAGCAGCCAGGCGATGTCGCCATCCTCCCGCGCGATGAAGCCGTCCAGGCTGGTGGCGATGAAGACATGGCCGGTGATCATGATGCCCCTCCCTCCCCTCTCCCCCGGGGATGCGCGCCCGCCCGCCCGGGCCTGCCGGCGCGCTATTCATGCGGCGGGAAGAAGCGCTCCAGCGGGTAGTGCTGCCGCACGAAGGCGGTCTTGATGACGACATAGCTGAAATACTTCTCGATGCCGATATCCTGGGCCAGCAGCTGCTCGATGATGTCCTGGTAGTGCGGCAGGCCACGGGTGACGAATTTCAGCAGGTAGTCATAGCCGCCGGAGACGAGGTGGCATTCCATCACCTCCTCCACCGCGCGCAGCCTGGTCTCGAAGCGCTGGAAATCATGGCTGCGGTGGTCGGAGAGGGTAACCTCGGTGAACACCGTCTGGGTGTCGCCGAGCTTCTGCAGATGGATCTGCGCGCCATAGCCGGCGATGTAGCCAGCCTTTTCCAGCCGCTTCACCCGCATCAGGCAGGGGCTGGCCGACAGCCCGACCGCCTCGGCCAGGTCGACATTGGTCATCCGGCCATTCTTCTGCAGATGCGCCAGGATCCGCAGGTCGATGCGGTCGAGTTTCGGCAATCCTTGGACCATGGGGCACCCGTCGCAGCCAGGCCGGCCGATCCGCCGGACCCTGAATCAATGGGGGCGCGCGGCCGGCGCGGTCAATGCCCGGCCGCGTCCCCTCCGTCCCCCGCGGGCCCTCAGGCGCGGAAGGCGGAGGGCTCCGGCACGCCGAGCTCGGCGCCCTTGGCGTCGAAGGCGCGCTCATAGACCAGGGTGAGCACGGTCTTGTCCGCCTCGCCCTCGGCCGGGGCCAGCGCCGCATCGGCGCCGGCGGCGAGCAGCTGCGTCGCCTGCGCGGCGAGGCCGGCGCTGTGCATGGTCTCGACCAGCAGCCGCGCCTCGGTGCGGGCCAGCTCCTGCTCCATGGCGAGCGCCCGCTCGCGCGCCGCGTCGCGCTCCTGGCGCAGCGTGGCGGCGGCCTCGCCGAGGCGCGCCACCAGCGCCTCCAACTCGGCCAGGCGGCTCTCGGCCGCTCCCGTCATGGCGTGGTCCGGGGCGTGATCCATCCGCTCAGACGTCCAGATTGGCGACCTTGAGGGCGTTGCCGACGATGAATTCGCGCCGCGGCTCGACCACATCGCCCATCAGGGTGGAGAAGACCTGCTCGGCATCCTCCACATCCTCGATCTTCACCTGCAGCAGGGTGCGCGCGGCCGGGTCCAGCGTGGTCTGCCAGAGCTGGTCCGGGTTCATCTCGCCCAGGCCCTTGAAGCGCTGGATGGCCAGCCCCTTGCGGCCCTGCGCCAGGATGCGGTCGAAGGCGGCCAGCGGGCCGGCCACTTCCTGCGTGGGACCCTCCATGGCCAGCGTGGCGGGCGCGCCCCAGGTGGCGGCCAGCGTCTGCTGGCGCTCGGCCAGCCAGCGCGCCTCCGGGCTGCGCAGCCCGGTGGGGTCGATGCGGTGGCGCTCCACCACGCCGCGCACGGTGCGGCTCATCGCCAGGCCGGCGGCATCCGCCGTGACCTTCCAGCCGCGCTCGGTCGGGCGGGAGATGGCATCCAGCCGCGCGGCCAGCGTCGGCGCCGCGGCCAGGGCCCGGTCGGCATCGCCGGTCAGCGCGCCCGCGATCGCCGCCTGCTCCACCATCTCGGCCGGGATATTGGCCGAGAGGCGGCGGATGCGGTGCGCCGTCTGGCGCAGCCCCTCGACCACCTCGCGCAACGCCTCGCCCTGCGCCTCATGCCCATCGGCGAAGCGCAGCGTGGCGTTGTGCAGCGCCTTCTCGAGCAGGAAATCCTCGAGCGCGCGGTCATCCTTCAGGTAGCGCTCCTCCTGCCCGCGCTTGGCGCGGTAGAGGGGGGGCTGGGCGATGTAGAGATGCCCGCGCTGCAGCAGCTCCGGCATCTGCCGGAAGAAGAAGGTCAGCAGCAGGGTGCGGATATGCGAGCCGTCGACATCCGCGTCGGTCATGATGACGATGCGGTGGTAGCGCAGCTTGTCGGCGGAGAAGCCGCCGCGCTCCACCGGCCCGGTGCCGATGCCGGTGCCGAGGGCGGTGATCAGCGTGCCGATCTCGGCCGAGGACAGCATCTTGTCGATGCGCGCGCGCTCGACATTCAGGATCTTGCCCTTCAGCGGCAGGATCGCCTGGAAGCGGCGGTCGCGGCCCTGCTTGGCGGAGCCGCCGGCCGAGTCACCCTCGACCAGGAACAGCTCGCATTTGGTCGGGTCCTTCTCCTGGCAATCGGCCAGCTTGCCGGGCAGGGTCGAGATGTCGAGCGCGTTCTTGCGCCCCACCTTCTCGCGCGCCAGCTGCGCCGCCTTGCGCGCCGCGGCGGCGAGCACGACCTGGTCGAGGACCTGGCGCGCCTCCTTCGGATGCGTCTCGAACCAGTGGGAGAGCGCGTCGGCGACGGCCGCCTGCACCACCGGCTGGACCTCGGAGGAGACCAGCTTGTCCTTGGTCTGGGAGGAGAATTTCGGGTCCGGCACCTTGACCGAGATGACGGCGGTCAGGCCTTCGCGCATATCCTCGCCGGAGAGCTCGACCTTCTCCTTCTTGGCCAGGTCCTCGGCATATTTGGCGACGACGCGGGTCAGGGCCTGGCGGAAGCCGGCCTGGTGGGTGCCGCCATCGCGCTGCGGGATGTTGTTGGTGAAGCACAGCGCCAGCTCATGCGGGCTGTTGTTCCACCACATCGCCAGCTCGACCTGGATGCCGGTGCCTTCCTTGGCGCGCAGGCTGATGGCCGGCTTGAACAGCGGCTCCTTCGAGCGGTCCAGCCATTCGACGAAGGCCACCAGCCCGCCATCGAAGCGGAAGGCGGTCTCCTTCGCCGGCTCGCCCAGCGCCACGGGGCGGTCGTCGCGCAGCGTGATGGCCAGGCCGGAATTGAGGAAGGCCAGCTCGCGCAGGCGCTTCTCCAGGATGGCGAATTCGTATTCGGTGCGGGTGAAGGTGCCGGAGGAGGGCTTGAAGGTGACGCGCGTGCCGTTCGGATGGTCGGTCGGGCCCACCACCTTCAGCGGCTGCACCGTGTCGCCATGCTCAAACCGAAGAAAATGCTCCTGGCCGTTGCGCCAGATGGTCACGTCCATCCATTCGGACAGCGCGTTGACCACCGCTGCGCCGACGCCGTGCAACCCGCCCGAGACCTTGTAGGAATTCTGGTTGAACTTGCCGCCGGCATGCAGCCGGGTCAGCACGACCTCGGCCGCGGAGACGCCTTCCTCGGGGTGGATGTCGGTCGGGATGCCGCGGCCATCATCGGTGACGGTGACCGAGCCATCGGCGTTCAGCGACACGTCGCAGCGCGTGGCGAAGCCCGCCTGCGCCTCGTCGACGGCGTTGTCGATGATCTCGAAGGCCATGTGGTGCAGGCCGGAGCCGTCATCGGTGTCGCCGATATACATGCCCGGGCGCTTGCGGACGGCTTCCAGCCCGCGCAGCACGGTGATGGAGGCGCTGTCATAGGCGTCCGCCTGCGTCTCGGGGGCGGGGGACGGCGCGCGCGCGGACTCACTCATGCCGGCGGGAAACTCCTGCTCAGGACAGTCGGAAACACGGGATTTTCTAGCACTTTACGGCGCCCGGGACACGGGGAAATCGGCGCTTTCCAGCAGTGTCCCCGGCATGGCCGCGAAGAGTTGTGCACGGCCCTGGAGCGGGGCGAAGGGCGCCTCCTCCGTCCCCGTCAGGAAGCACTGCGCCGGCAGGGCGTCGAGCGCCGCGAACAGCGCAGCGCGGCGGTCGGGGTCGAGATGCGCCGCCACCTCGTCCAGCAGCAGCAGCGGCGCGAAGCCGCGATGCGCGGCCACCAGCGCCGCCTGGGCCAGCACGGTGCTGACCAGCAGCGCCTTCTGCTCGCCGGTGGAGCAGAGCTCGGCCGGGATCTCCTTGGGCAGCAGCACCAGGCGCAGATCGGTGCGGTGCGCGCCCTGGCGGGCCCCGCCGGCGGCGGCGTCGCGCGCCCGGTCGGCGGCCAGGCCATCGCGCAGCGCCTCCTCGACCGCGAGCGCCGGTTCTTCCTCCAGCGCCGCGGCGATGGGGCAGAGCAGCTCCAGCCGCGCCGCCGGGAAGGCGCCGGCGATGCCGGCCCTGAGCGTGGCATTGAGCTGGCCGCAGCTGGTGCGGCGGGCGGCGATGGCGGCCACCGCATGGCGCGCCATGGTGTCCTCCAGCGCCGCCAGCCAGCGGGCGTCGCGCCGCCCTTCGGCGAGCAGGCGGTTGCGCTGGCTCATGGCGGATTCGTAGGAAGCGACGTCGCGGGCATGGCTGGGCTCGCGCGCCCAGACCAGGCGGTCGAGGAATTTGCGACGGCCACTGGCGCCTTCCTGGAACAGCCGGTCCATCTGCGGGGTGAGCCAGAGGGCGGCGATCTGCGCCGAGAGCTCCGCCTGGCTGCGCAGCGGCGCGCCATCGAGGCGGAAGCCGCGCCGGTCGCTGGCCGGGTCCTGGCCGGTGCCGATGGTCATGGGGCCGGACGGGCCGTCGAAATGCCCGGCAATCGTCCAGGGGCGGCTTTCCTCCCCCTCCCGCCGCCCCAGCTCGCCCGCGCGGGCGTTGCGCAGCCCGCGGCCGGGGGTGAGGAGGGAAATGGCTTCCAGCAGGTTGGTCTTGCCGACGCCATTGCGCCCGGCGATGACGACAACCCCGGCCTGGAAGCGCAGATCGAGCTGCGCGTAGCTGCGGAAATCCTGCAGCATCAGGCGGGTCAGGCGCAGCGCGGGGGGGCTCGTCACGGCCGGGGAATTAGCACCGCGGGGGTACAAAAGCAAAACGCCGCCCTGGCTTGCGCGAGGGCGGTGCTTGTTCGGGCGATGGGATGCGGGGACAGGATTTGAACCTGTGACCTTCAGGTTATGAGCCTGACGAGCTACCGGGCTGCTCCACCCCGCGGTGGTGGGTTTGTTCCGTTCATGGTGGAAACCAAAAAGAAGGTCCGGCTTGGTGGCCTGGCGGCGACCTACTCTCCCGCGCCTTGAGGCGAAGTACCATGGGCGCTGGGGTGTTTCACGGCCGAGTTCGAGATGGGATCGGGTGTATCAACCCCGCGATGGCCACCAGGCCACCAAGCCGGATCTTCTTTTTGGGTGTGAACGGATGGTGTGTCTGATTTGGTGATGTGAGTGAGTGTGAGTGCGGATTGGTGCTGCGTGCGGTGTCGGTTTTGAGGCCGACAGCGATGGGAGAGATGAGATCGTTTGGGCTATTAGGACCGCTTAGCTGAGCCTGTTACCAGGCGTATACATGCGGCCTATCGACGTGGTGGTCTTCCACGGCCCTTGGGGAGACCTCGTTTAGAGGCTGGTTTCCCGCTTAGATGCCTTCAGCGGTTATCCGTTCCGTACTTAGCTACCCAGCGATGCTCCTGGCGGAACAACTGGTGCACCAGAGGTACGTCCATCCCGGTCCTCTCGTACTAGGGACAGATCCTCGCA includes these proteins:
- the recF gene encoding DNA replication/repair protein RecF (All proteins in this family for which functions are known are DNA-binding proteins that assist the filamentation of RecA onto DNA for the initiation of recombination or recombinational repair.); the protein is MTSPPALRLTRLMLQDFRSYAQLDLRFQAGVVVIAGRNGVGKTNLLEAISLLTPGRGLRNARAGELGRREGEESRPWTIAGHFDGPSGPMTIGTGQDPASDRRGFRLDGAPLRSQAELSAQIAALWLTPQMDRLFQEGASGRRKFLDRLVWAREPSHARDVASYESAMSQRNRLLAEGRRDARWLAALEDTMARHAVAAIAARRTSCGQLNATLRAGIAGAFPAARLELLCPIAAALEEEPALAVEEALRDGLAADRARDAAAGGARQGAHRTDLRLVLLPKEIPAELCSTGEQKALLVSTVLAQAALVAAHRGFAPLLLLDEVAAHLDPDRRAALFAALDALPAQCFLTGTEEAPFAPLQGRAQLFAAMPGTLLESADFPVSRAP
- a CDS encoding DinB family protein, coding for MAPPPGPSASPARRPPALLAAQSAMDRRLIALVEGLAPGELSRIVTIHRGQRDQRERLDRLLLHLFQHQIHHRGQAHAMLSGTAIAPPQLDEFYAGEEAPLRAADFAALGWREEEIWPVRG
- a CDS encoding dihydrofolate reductase family protein; amino-acid sequence: MITGHVFIATSLDGFIAREDGDIAWLLSRDDPAEDHGYDDFIRDIDALVMGRGSFEAVSAMGEWPYDRPVLVLSRRLAGTPVPPALAGRVRFADLAPRQAMQALAAEGKRRVYVDGGQVVQAFLREGLIEDLVLTRIPVLLGTGRPLFGPTGGGDIALAHLGTRAFPSGLVQSRYRVVAA
- a CDS encoding Lrp/AsnC family transcriptional regulator — encoded protein: MVQGLPKLDRIDLRILAHLQKNGRMTNVDLAEAVGLSASPCLMRVKRLEKAGYIAGYGAQIHLQKLGDTQTVFTEVTLSDHRSHDFQRFETRLRAVEEVMECHLVSGGYDYLLKFVTRGLPHYQDIIEQLLAQDIGIEKYFSYVVIKTAFVRQHYPLERFFPPHE
- the gyrB gene encoding DNA topoisomerase (ATP-hydrolyzing) subunit B; protein product: MSESARAPSPAPETQADAYDSASITVLRGLEAVRKRPGMYIGDTDDGSGLHHMAFEIIDNAVDEAQAGFATRCDVSLNADGSVTVTDDGRGIPTDIHPEEGVSAAEVVLTRLHAGGKFNQNSYKVSGGLHGVGAAVVNALSEWMDVTIWRNGQEHFLRFEHGDTVQPLKVVGPTDHPNGTRVTFKPSSGTFTRTEYEFAILEKRLRELAFLNSGLAITLRDDRPVALGEPAKETAFRFDGGLVAFVEWLDRSKEPLFKPAISLRAKEGTGIQVELAMWWNNSPHELALCFTNNIPQRDGGTHQAGFRQALTRVVAKYAEDLAKKEKVELSGEDMREGLTAVISVKVPDPKFSSQTKDKLVSSEVQPVVQAAVADALSHWFETHPKEARQVLDQVVLAAAARKAAQLAREKVGRKNALDISTLPGKLADCQEKDPTKCELFLVEGDSAGGSAKQGRDRRFQAILPLKGKILNVERARIDKMLSSAEIGTLITALGTGIGTGPVERGGFSADKLRYHRIVIMTDADVDGSHIRTLLLTFFFRQMPELLQRGHLYIAQPPLYRAKRGQEERYLKDDRALEDFLLEKALHNATLRFADGHEAQGEALREVVEGLRQTAHRIRRLSANIPAEMVEQAAIAGALTGDADRALAAAPTLAARLDAISRPTERGWKVTADAAGLAMSRTVRGVVERHRIDPTGLRSPEARWLAERQQTLAATWGAPATLAMEGPTQEVAGPLAAFDRILAQGRKGLAIQRFKGLGEMNPDQLWQTTLDPAARTLLQVKIEDVEDAEQVFSTLMGDVVEPRREFIVGNALKVANLDV